A window of Chitinophaga sp. MM2321 contains these coding sequences:
- a CDS encoding efflux RND transporter periplasmic adaptor subunit, with product MTKRYFFIIPVLTVILVACGGGGNKSEQLQQLKQEKAKFNTDIDKKIAALEKEVGKSDSVVRMKDVVVAAVKDTTFEHYIDVQGSVDARENVNVSARVPGVITAIMVKEGQRVSQGQTLAQVDDQVLKANMAELRTQMELANTVFEKQKNLWAQKIGSEIQFLNAKSQKEGLERKMATLQDQQSQTRIIAPISGVVDAVIAKVGDNAAPGAPAFRVINANNLKVTANVAEAYAGLLKTGDRVILSFPDINREIRANIGFASRTIDPLSRTIKIEVPLKADNSLRPNMIAHIRIVDYKADNAVVIPVNVIQYSSGSPYVIVAENSNGKLIAKRKNIELGRTYNDKAEIKSGLNKGDNIITIGFQGLNDNDLIKL from the coding sequence ATGACTAAAAGATATTTTTTTATTATCCCTGTTCTCACTGTTATACTGGTGGCCTGCGGCGGCGGCGGTAACAAGTCTGAACAACTCCAGCAACTCAAACAGGAGAAAGCAAAATTCAATACAGACATTGACAAGAAAATTGCTGCACTGGAAAAAGAAGTAGGTAAAAGTGATTCGGTTGTGCGGATGAAAGATGTGGTAGTAGCGGCGGTAAAGGATACTACGTTTGAACATTACATAGATGTACAGGGAAGTGTGGATGCCCGCGAAAACGTAAATGTATCCGCCCGCGTACCCGGCGTGATCACTGCTATTATGGTGAAAGAAGGACAGCGTGTAAGCCAGGGACAAACACTGGCACAGGTGGACGACCAGGTACTGAAAGCCAACATGGCGGAACTCCGCACACAGATGGAGCTGGCAAACACCGTATTCGAAAAGCAAAAGAACCTGTGGGCACAGAAAATAGGTTCTGAAATACAATTCCTCAACGCAAAAAGTCAGAAAGAAGGACTGGAAAGAAAGATGGCTACCCTCCAGGATCAGCAATCACAAACCCGCATCATTGCACCTATCAGTGGTGTGGTAGATGCCGTGATAGCCAAAGTGGGCGACAATGCCGCACCCGGCGCACCTGCTTTCCGCGTGATAAATGCCAATAATCTAAAGGTAACTGCCAACGTAGCGGAAGCCTATGCGGGCCTGCTCAAAACAGGCGACCGTGTTATCCTGTCTTTCCCGGATATAAACCGTGAAATCCGCGCGAATATCGGCTTCGCATCCAGGACCATTGATCCACTCAGTCGTACCATAAAAATTGAAGTGCCGCTGAAAGCCGATAACAGCCTGCGTCCCAACATGATCGCTCATATCAGGATCGTAGACTATAAGGCGGATAATGCAGTAGTAATACCTGTTAACGTTATTCAATATTCTTCTGGTAGCCCGTATGTAATTGTAGCGGAAAACAGCAATGGCAAACTGATAGCTAAACGTAAAAATATTGAACTGGGTCGCACCTATAATGATAAAGCAGAGATAAAAAGTGGATTGAATAAGGGTGATAACATCATCACCATCGGGTTCCAGGGGCTGAATGATAATGATCTGATTAAATTATAA
- a CDS encoding TolC family protein yields the protein MQLIKRLTSMALTVLLLSLAMITRAQQLITPDPVRLSAKEAVDYAVANQATVKTAKLDELIQLAKNKEIAGLALPNVAGTGSYQYNPITQKQMFNMRNFGLPKDSFTVVSFQLPQNLVGEVRLTQTLFDPSVLVALQARKTLEELVAQGVTKSEIDVKANVYKAYYNVLAAEKALKILSGNITTLEKLLSDTKEIYKNGMVEKLDVDRLVVQFTNLQTEQTKLRNLIELGVASLKYQMGMPLKQVITLTDTLSTERIAADVLDMDKFDYSQRIEYQLLQTQKKANEYDLKRYKLKGLPSLQIFGSTGALRGSDKFDYFQSQMWYGYVNTGLNLSVPIFSGMQRRRQVDQAFLAVKKSEIAIENAKLGIDLEREQSFSTFRNNVLTLESQEKNMELAEDVHNTTQIKYREGVGSSLEMSTAENDLLTAQNNYFNALYNAIVARIDLLKAYGKL from the coding sequence ATGCAACTAATCAAAAGGCTCACCAGTATGGCTTTAACGGTGTTGCTGCTATCCTTGGCCATGATCACCCGCGCCCAGCAGCTGATCACACCGGACCCGGTTCGCCTGTCCGCCAAAGAAGCAGTGGACTACGCAGTAGCTAACCAGGCTACCGTTAAAACCGCCAAGTTGGACGAGCTCATTCAACTGGCTAAAAACAAGGAAATCGCCGGCCTCGCATTACCCAACGTCGCCGGTACCGGATCTTATCAATATAATCCGATTACCCAGAAACAAATGTTTAACATGCGGAACTTCGGTCTTCCGAAAGACTCCTTTACTGTGGTGTCTTTCCAGCTTCCGCAAAATCTCGTCGGCGAAGTAAGATTAACCCAGACCCTCTTCGATCCCAGTGTACTCGTAGCCTTACAGGCACGTAAAACATTGGAAGAACTGGTTGCTCAGGGCGTCACCAAGTCGGAAATAGATGTGAAGGCCAATGTTTACAAAGCCTATTACAATGTACTGGCCGCTGAAAAAGCACTGAAGATCCTCAGTGGTAACATCACCACCCTGGAGAAATTGTTAAGCGATACCAAAGAGATCTATAAGAACGGAATGGTGGAAAAACTGGATGTAGACAGGCTGGTAGTGCAATTCACCAATTTGCAGACAGAGCAAACCAAACTCCGTAACCTCATAGAACTGGGCGTGGCCTCCCTGAAATACCAGATGGGTATGCCACTGAAACAGGTTATAACGCTAACGGATACACTCTCTACAGAAAGGATTGCTGCTGATGTACTGGATATGGACAAATTCGACTACTCCCAGCGTATTGAATACCAGTTGCTGCAAACACAGAAGAAAGCTAATGAGTACGACCTGAAAAGATACAAACTCAAAGGACTGCCTTCTTTACAGATATTCGGTTCTACCGGTGCCCTCCGCGGCAGCGACAAGTTTGACTACTTTCAAAGCCAGATGTGGTACGGTTATGTGAATACAGGACTGAACCTATCCGTACCCATTTTTAGCGGCATGCAACGCAGACGACAGGTAGACCAGGCTTTCCTGGCCGTGAAGAAATCGGAAATAGCCATCGAAAATGCAAAACTGGGTATTGACCTGGAAAGAGAACAATCCTTTTCCACTTTCCGTAACAACGTGCTGACACTCGAATCGCAGGAGAAAAATATGGAACTGGCAGAAGATGTTCATAACACCACCCAGATCAAATACAGGGAGGGCGTAGGTTCCAGCCTGGAAATGTCGACCGCTGAAAATGACCTGCTCACCGCACAGAATAATTACTTTAACGCACTGTATAATGCCATTGTTGCCAGAATAGATCTGCTCAAAGCATACGGCAAATTATAG
- a CDS encoding TetR/AcrR family transcriptional regulator, translating into MEVQERIMDTAFSLFRQYGTRSITMDDIAERMGISKKTLYAHFTDKDDMVFQTITRFINLVNSECVADRDQSTDAINELFLVMDMLDRRLRNMNPVIILDLQKFHSRAYQVFLEYQNTCLNNMIRENIERGITEGLYRPDLNIQILTQYRIHGCLLCFQPEAFPGVSDMNKVQRVLLENFLYGVASLKGYKLIEKYKQLSQNK; encoded by the coding sequence ATGGAAGTACAGGAACGTATTATGGACACGGCTTTCAGCCTGTTCCGTCAGTATGGTACCCGATCCATCACTATGGATGACATAGCCGAACGGATGGGCATCTCAAAGAAAACACTCTACGCGCACTTCACAGATAAGGACGATATGGTATTTCAAACCATTACCCGTTTTATCAACCTGGTGAATTCAGAGTGTGTAGCAGACCGTGATCAATCCACGGACGCCATCAATGAGCTGTTTCTTGTGATGGATATGCTGGACCGGCGGTTACGTAATATGAATCCTGTTATCATCCTGGACCTGCAGAAATTTCATTCCAGGGCGTACCAGGTATTCCTGGAATATCAGAACACCTGTTTGAATAATATGATCCGTGAAAACATAGAACGTGGCATTACAGAAGGATTATACCGGCCGGATCTTAACATACAGATTTTAACACAATACCGCATCCATGGATGCCTGTTGTGTTTTCAGCCTGAAGCCTTCCCCGGCGTTTCCGATATGAATAAAGTGCAGAGAGTGTTGCTGGAGAATTTTTTATATGGTGTGGCTTCTTTAAAAGGATACAAACTCATTGAAAAATATAAACAACTATCGCAAAACAAATAA
- a CDS encoding DUF502 domain-containing protein has protein sequence MSPKLRLKVIASRLLRYFFQGLLILAPIGITALTLYWAFVTIDNIIPREMIPTDAAFNFLTFKGVRFVLVLLFVVVVGYLSSSFIIGRIFDLFDRLLERTPFIKYIYSSIKDVFDAFVGEKKKFDHPVLVQIYGVDVWELGFITQTDVRNFGLEGYMAVYVPHAYAITGKVFMVPQERVKTLENISAGEAMKFAVSGGVTNI, from the coding sequence ATGTCGCCAAAACTCAGATTAAAAGTGATTGCGTCGCGCCTGTTGCGGTATTTTTTCCAGGGTTTGCTCATTCTTGCACCTATCGGGATTACTGCATTAACCCTGTACTGGGCGTTCGTAACCATCGACAATATTATTCCAAGAGAAATGATTCCTACAGATGCCGCCTTTAACTTCCTGACCTTCAAGGGGGTCCGGTTTGTACTGGTGCTGTTGTTTGTAGTGGTAGTGGGCTACCTGAGTTCATCATTCATCATAGGCCGCATTTTCGATCTGTTTGACCGTTTGCTGGAACGCACCCCGTTTATCAAATACATTTATAGTTCTATCAAAGATGTTTTTGATGCGTTTGTAGGAGAGAAGAAAAAATTTGACCATCCTGTACTGGTACAGATCTATGGTGTAGATGTATGGGAACTGGGCTTTATAACACAGACAGATGTCAGGAACTTCGGACTGGAAGGATATATGGCCGTATACGTACCCCATGCCTATGCTATCACAGGCAAAGTATTCATGGTACCCCAGGAAAGAGTAAAAACACTGGAAAATATTTCTGCCGGCGAAGCCATGAAATTTGCCGTGAGCGGAGGTGTCACAAATATTTAG
- a CDS encoding zinc dependent phospholipase C family protein encodes MLTRTCIRLSVYFILILLLHADAHAWGFFAHQRINRLAVFCLPPEMMILYKPHLEYITTHATDPDKRRYVVAAEGARHYIDIDVFDQPPYQRIPRSWQEALAKYGADSLNRNGILPWHLEKMMAMLTKAFREKDQQRILQLSAEVGHYIADAHVPLHVCSNHNGQFTEQQGIHGLWESRIPELLADDEFDYWAGKARYVPETRKYFWQIITASGLAADTVLRQEKRLSEQLAPSQRFAFENRKGVLVRTYADGYTKAYRLSLGDMVERRMKNAIEAVAACWYTAWVNAGQPPLQSLTHTTLTDSELQEFGQLQQQWIQGKMKGRQE; translated from the coding sequence ATGTTAACCCGAACCTGTATACGACTTTCCGTGTATTTTATTCTTATATTGCTATTGCATGCAGATGCGCATGCCTGGGGGTTTTTCGCGCACCAGCGGATCAACCGGCTGGCGGTATTTTGTTTGCCGCCGGAGATGATGATCTTATACAAACCTCACCTGGAATATATTACTACCCATGCTACTGATCCGGATAAAAGAAGATATGTAGTGGCCGCAGAAGGTGCGCGGCATTACATAGATATTGATGTATTTGACCAGCCTCCTTACCAGCGCATTCCGCGGAGCTGGCAGGAAGCATTGGCAAAATACGGCGCTGACTCCCTGAACAGGAATGGTATTTTACCCTGGCACCTGGAGAAGATGATGGCCATGCTCACCAAAGCATTCCGGGAAAAGGACCAGCAGCGGATCCTGCAACTTTCGGCGGAAGTGGGGCACTATATTGCCGATGCGCATGTTCCGCTCCATGTATGTTCCAATCATAACGGGCAGTTTACCGAGCAGCAAGGCATCCATGGCCTGTGGGAGTCGCGCATACCGGAGCTGCTGGCAGATGACGAATTTGACTACTGGGCGGGCAAGGCGCGCTATGTTCCGGAAACGCGGAAGTATTTCTGGCAGATCATTACGGCCAGCGGATTGGCGGCAGATACGGTGTTACGGCAGGAGAAGCGGCTCAGTGAGCAGCTGGCGCCCTCCCAGCGTTTTGCCTTTGAAAACCGCAAAGGAGTACTTGTAAGAACTTACGCCGACGGATATACGAAAGCCTACCGGTTATCACTTGGAGACATGGTAGAAAGAAGGATGAAGAATGCCATTGAAGCCGTGGCGGCCTGCTGGTATACTGCCTGGGTCAATGCAGGGCAGCCCCCTTTACAATCCCTCACACATACAACCCTTACCGATAGCGAGTTGCAGGAGTTCGGGCAGTTGCAACAACAATGGATACAGGGGAAAATGAAAGGCAGGCAGGAATGA
- the serC gene encoding 3-phosphoserine/phosphohydroxythreonine transaminase — MKVHNFNAGPSVLPNEVLYKASKALIDFEGSGMSILEIGHRTEPFKAVMDEARNLVRELMQLEDDFEVLFLHGGATTQFMEVPMNLLESSETAAYVDTGVWSNKAIKEAKLFGFVDVVASSKESNYNHIPKQFTIPPQASYLHITTNNTIYGTQWHMTPVTDVPLVADMSSDIMSRSMDFNKYSLIYAGVQKNMGAAGATMVAVRKSILGKVTRKVPSILDYKNHIDNGSMLNTPPVFAVYISMLTLRWLKEQGGVTAIEKLNDKKAALLYDEIDHNPLFRGTVAKEDRSKMNACFIMDKPEMEEEFLKFCKKEDIVGIKGHRLSGGFRVSMYNALPYESVEVMVEAMKYFSLKKA, encoded by the coding sequence ATGAAGGTGCATAATTTTAACGCAGGTCCTTCTGTATTACCCAACGAGGTATTGTACAAAGCCAGCAAAGCCCTTATCGACTTTGAAGGTTCGGGGATGTCTATACTGGAAATTGGCCACAGAACGGAACCGTTTAAGGCAGTGATGGATGAGGCGCGCAACCTTGTGAGGGAGCTGATGCAGCTGGAAGACGATTTTGAAGTGCTGTTTCTACATGGTGGTGCCACTACCCAATTCATGGAAGTACCCATGAACCTGTTGGAAAGCAGCGAAACCGCTGCTTATGTAGACACCGGCGTCTGGTCCAATAAAGCCATCAAAGAAGCTAAATTGTTTGGCTTCGTAGATGTAGTGGCCAGCTCCAAAGAAAGCAACTACAATCACATCCCGAAACAGTTCACCATTCCCCCGCAGGCGAGTTACCTCCACATTACCACCAACAATACCATTTATGGTACACAGTGGCATATGACGCCAGTTACCGATGTTCCCCTGGTAGCTGACATGAGTAGTGACATTATGAGCCGTAGCATGGACTTCAACAAGTACTCCCTTATTTATGCCGGGGTACAGAAGAACATGGGCGCTGCAGGTGCCACCATGGTAGCTGTACGCAAAAGCATACTGGGTAAAGTAACCCGCAAAGTACCGTCTATACTTGATTACAAAAATCATATAGACAATGGATCCATGCTGAACACCCCTCCCGTATTTGCCGTGTACATCTCCATGCTTACCCTTCGCTGGCTAAAAGAACAAGGCGGCGTAACTGCCATTGAAAAGCTCAATGACAAAAAAGCAGCTTTACTCTACGATGAAATAGACCACAACCCCCTGTTCCGTGGCACCGTAGCCAAGGAAGACCGGAGTAAAATGAACGCCTGTTTCATCATGGACAAGCCTGAAATGGAAGAAGAATTCCTGAAATTCTGTAAGAAGGAAGATATCGTTGGCATCAAAGGACACCGGTTATCCGGTGGTTTCCGTGTATCTATGTATAATGCATTACCTTATGAAAGTGTGGAAGTAATGGTAGAAGCCATGAAATATTTCTCACTGAAAAAGGCATAA
- a CDS encoding DUF1015 family protein yields the protein MAIIRPFNGLRPKAELAAKVAARPYDVLSAEEARTAASGNPYSYYHVSKSEIDLPAGIDTHSQEVYHKAAENLQRLVKEGTLFQDAQPSYYIYKLVMNGRSQTGLVCASSVEDYNNGIIKKHEFTRPDKELDRINHIKTTLAQTGNVFLAYNDVPEVNALIDHWQEHNKPVYDFTAEDGIQHTVWAISTPSAVLDITTLFADKVPCTYIADGHHRAASASLVQKEFEEKGKITSVENPVNYFLTTIFPASQLAILDYNRLVKDLNGLSKADLLSRLDYDFTVEETGHMPQQPAMLHEFSMYLDGSWYRLVAKEGTYTTDPIGILDVTILSNNVLDKLLGIKDQRTDKRIDFVGGIRGLGELVKRVDSGEMKVAFALYPVTIQQLFDIADSGNVMPPKSTWFEPKLRDGLITHLI from the coding sequence ATGGCTATCATCAGACCTTTTAATGGATTAAGGCCCAAAGCAGAATTAGCGGCGAAAGTAGCTGCAAGGCCTTATGACGTGCTCAGCGCAGAAGAAGCAAGAACAGCGGCTTCCGGTAATCCTTATTCTTATTATCATGTTTCGAAATCTGAAATAGATTTACCGGCCGGCATTGATACGCACAGCCAGGAAGTATATCATAAAGCAGCAGAGAACCTGCAACGCCTCGTGAAGGAAGGCACCTTGTTCCAGGATGCTCAACCCAGCTACTATATCTATAAACTGGTGATGAACGGGCGTTCCCAGACTGGCCTGGTTTGCGCTTCATCTGTAGAAGACTATAATAACGGGATCATTAAAAAACATGAGTTCACCCGCCCGGATAAAGAACTGGACCGCATCAACCATATTAAAACCACGCTGGCCCAAACAGGGAATGTATTCCTCGCATACAACGATGTGCCGGAAGTAAACGCCCTGATTGACCACTGGCAGGAACATAACAAACCGGTATACGATTTTACCGCGGAAGATGGTATCCAGCACACCGTTTGGGCGATCAGCACCCCTTCTGCCGTACTCGACATCACCACCCTGTTTGCCGACAAAGTGCCCTGCACCTACATCGCCGACGGGCACCACCGCGCTGCTTCCGCCAGCCTGGTACAGAAAGAATTTGAGGAGAAAGGCAAAATCACTTCTGTAGAGAATCCGGTAAATTACTTCCTGACCACCATCTTCCCTGCCAGTCAACTGGCCATCCTGGATTATAACCGCCTCGTAAAAGACCTCAACGGGTTAAGCAAAGCGGACTTGTTATCCCGGCTGGACTACGACTTTACCGTGGAAGAAACCGGCCATATGCCGCAACAACCAGCCATGCTGCATGAATTCAGCATGTACCTGGATGGAAGCTGGTATCGCCTGGTGGCCAAAGAAGGTACCTATACCACCGATCCTATCGGCATCCTGGATGTAACGATCCTTTCCAATAATGTACTTGATAAACTGCTGGGGATCAAAGACCAGCGCACCGATAAACGCATTGACTTTGTAGGCGGCATCCGCGGACTGGGAGAACTGGTGAAACGTGTAGACAGCGGCGAAATGAAAGTAGCTTTTGCCCTGTACCCGGTTACCATTCAACAGCTGTTTGACATTGCAGACAGCGGTAATGTAATGCCGCCCAAGAGCACCTGGTTTGAACCTAAGCTGCGCGATGGTTTGATCACACATCTCATTTAA
- a CDS encoding type II CAAX endopeptidase family protein, translating to MQTSTQAKSIFDDDPLLQTRQKAAYPNLKQTWLLLPVWLGFAIVTIVFIYFYTSMTGKVWEEQPLFTILISVIWLTAIFLLAYSQKSKAEPGFKLSAKFPPVQILLLLLLIVPSSLIACIGILEWLQVPLWSKLTSYVVGITAPTPITYISYLLIFPVMEEILYRGIILDGLLKSYSPRKAILNNALFIGVLCLDPTLMIVGFLGSLLHGWMYYKTHNISLNIYTRMLFNLFPILVVGATDRKDPGGSLEELLAGGDPVIVAVSLLVLGISLFLLHRILISINKNII from the coding sequence ATGCAAACATCCACGCAAGCCAAGTCTATTTTTGACGATGACCCGCTGCTGCAAACCCGGCAAAAGGCGGCGTATCCTAATCTGAAACAAACCTGGCTTTTGTTGCCTGTATGGCTGGGATTTGCTATTGTTACTATTGTCTTCATCTACTTTTATACAAGTATGACGGGGAAGGTATGGGAAGAACAGCCACTATTTACGATACTGATTTCCGTGATATGGTTAACAGCCATATTCCTGCTTGCCTATTCGCAGAAAAGCAAAGCGGAACCGGGGTTTAAACTATCTGCTAAATTTCCACCGGTACAAATATTACTGTTGTTATTGCTGATTGTACCCAGCTCCCTTATTGCCTGTATAGGAATACTGGAATGGCTACAGGTACCGTTGTGGTCTAAATTGACTTCGTATGTAGTTGGTATAACAGCACCTACACCTATTACTTATATTTCCTACCTGTTGATCTTTCCTGTTATGGAAGAGATCTTATACAGAGGTATTATTCTCGATGGGCTATTAAAAAGCTATTCCCCCCGAAAAGCCATACTGAACAATGCCCTGTTCATAGGCGTCCTTTGTCTGGACCCTACGCTCATGATCGTTGGATTCCTGGGCTCATTGCTGCACGGATGGATGTATTACAAAACACACAATATCAGCCTGAATATCTATACCCGTATGCTTTTCAACCTGTTTCCCATATTGGTGGTGGGGGCCACCGACCGGAAAGACCCAGGTGGCTCACTGGAAGAACTCCTGGCGGGCGGCGATCCGGTTATAGTGGCAGTTTCACTCCTGGTTCTCGGCATCAGCCTGTTTCTGCTGCATCGCATACTCATCTCAATAAATAAAAATATAATATAA
- a CDS encoding tetratricopeptide repeat protein: MRSSLLKTVLIAGVLFSQAVVAQDAKELYNTATNFMRSGDYSNAVLVLNQALQLEPDNFEFRKQLGFTFYLKGDLNKAKNVIEPLLGKKEADVQVFQIAGNIYQGRDEWKTAQRMYEKAIRKFPNSGELYNDNGTLLMNFKMYDGALRSWIKGIEQDPAFPGNYYNATKTYYYSNDPLWCILYGETFMNMESFTTRTAEIRNILLESYKKLFNDPSLFDSMVPEEEGKKGRKGNKSSSDFVQAFKQSIGKQMSVITGGVDLDALIMVRTRFILDWYNFQGAKFPYALFDLQRRMLREGMFESYNQWLFGPAINQANYTGWITLHKQDYDAFQQFQRNHPLKPRPDEYYNDGKFTLVNAGY, translated from the coding sequence ATGAGGTCTTCTTTATTGAAAACAGTTTTAATTGCGGGAGTTTTATTTTCACAAGCAGTAGTAGCGCAGGATGCAAAGGAACTGTATAATACAGCCACCAACTTCATGCGCAGCGGGGATTATTCCAATGCTGTGCTGGTATTAAATCAGGCTTTACAACTGGAGCCGGATAATTTTGAATTCAGGAAGCAACTGGGTTTTACTTTTTATCTGAAGGGAGATCTCAACAAAGCCAAAAATGTAATAGAGCCATTACTGGGCAAAAAAGAGGCGGATGTCCAGGTATTCCAGATTGCCGGCAACATCTACCAGGGACGGGATGAGTGGAAAACAGCACAACGGATGTATGAGAAAGCCATCCGGAAATTCCCCAACAGCGGCGAGCTGTACAACGATAACGGCACGCTGCTCATGAACTTTAAAATGTATGACGGCGCCCTGCGCAGCTGGATCAAAGGAATAGAACAGGATCCTGCTTTTCCGGGCAACTACTACAACGCTACCAAAACGTACTATTACAGTAATGATCCGCTGTGGTGCATCTTATATGGCGAAACTTTTATGAATATGGAAAGTTTCACTACCCGCACCGCGGAAATCAGGAACATCTTACTGGAGTCATATAAAAAACTGTTTAACGACCCTTCCCTCTTCGATAGCATGGTACCGGAAGAAGAAGGTAAAAAAGGAAGAAAGGGTAACAAAAGCAGCAGCGATTTTGTACAGGCCTTTAAACAATCCATCGGCAAACAGATGAGTGTTATTACCGGCGGTGTGGATCTTGATGCCCTGATCATGGTGCGTACCCGTTTTATTCTTGACTGGTACAATTTCCAGGGTGCTAAGTTTCCTTATGCCCTGTTCGATCTTCAACGCAGAATGTTGCGGGAAGGAATGTTTGAGTCTTATAATCAATGGTTGTTTGGCCCTGCTATCAACCAGGCTAATTACACAGGATGGATAACGCTTCATAAACAGGATTACGATGCATTCCAGCAATTTCAACGTAATCATCCATTAAAACCCAGGCCAGATGAATATTATAACGATGGGAAATTTACCCTCGTGAATGCGGGATATTAA
- the paaN gene encoding phenylacetic acid degradation protein PaaN — MLVKKHQNTIDNAVKANHERTFYSQYPEHPKAYGEEAHAKGLQSYQQMLNKPFKQLLQTGETGWTGEEVSPYTQEVLGVTYPSFAIADLVKKAATAGLSWGKTPVNERAAVLTETLERIKDYFFDIANATMHTTGQSFMMSFQASGPHASDRALEAIATGYHELHRYPDHLLWEKPMGKSSIRLEKTFRAIPKGTGVVIGCSTFPVWNTLPGMYADLITGNPVIVKPHPRAILPIAIAVSVIQQVLQENGYDPNLCQLAADSSGNLIAKELCNDPAIRLIDYTGGSAFGNYIESLPGKTVFTEKAGVNSVLLDSVKDLDAVIQNLAFSVSLYSGQMCTAPQNFFIPGQGITTSNGQVSFNEVVQKFKDAILALVSNPKMGAGTLGAVQNESTLIRAREAQQLGGKVILADTPVTNEEFSNARICAPTILEVSSADNNIYEQELFGPVILFIKTKDTQHSIQLAKQMALKHGAITCGAYTTDAAIKELIAEEMNSVFTPVSFNLTGFIWVNQHAAFSDFHVTGGNPAGNASFTNQEFIIKRFVWVGNRELVE, encoded by the coding sequence ATGCTTGTTAAGAAACACCAAAACACAATTGACAATGCAGTAAAAGCGAATCACGAAAGAACTTTCTATTCGCAATACCCTGAGCACCCCAAGGCTTATGGAGAAGAGGCGCATGCCAAAGGGCTGCAAAGCTATCAGCAAATGCTGAACAAGCCATTCAAACAATTGCTGCAAACAGGTGAAACCGGCTGGACAGGAGAAGAAGTATCTCCCTATACGCAGGAAGTACTGGGTGTTACCTATCCTTCCTTCGCCATAGCAGACCTGGTTAAAAAGGCCGCCACTGCCGGCCTGTCCTGGGGAAAAACACCCGTTAATGAACGCGCAGCCGTACTAACGGAAACGCTTGAACGAATTAAAGACTACTTTTTTGATATTGCCAATGCCACCATGCATACCACCGGCCAAAGCTTTATGATGAGCTTCCAGGCCTCCGGACCGCACGCAAGCGACCGTGCGCTGGAAGCCATTGCCACCGGTTATCATGAGTTGCACCGCTACCCCGACCACCTGCTATGGGAAAAGCCAATGGGCAAATCCAGCATCCGGCTGGAGAAAACATTCCGCGCTATTCCAAAAGGGACCGGCGTAGTGATCGGTTGTTCCACCTTTCCCGTATGGAACACCCTGCCCGGTATGTATGCAGACCTGATCACCGGCAACCCCGTGATTGTAAAACCGCATCCCAGGGCCATACTTCCTATAGCCATCGCCGTTAGTGTCATACAACAGGTATTACAGGAAAACGGATACGATCCCAACCTGTGCCAGTTGGCAGCAGACAGCTCCGGCAACCTCATCGCGAAAGAACTCTGCAATGACCCGGCGATACGACTGATAGACTATACCGGCGGCAGCGCATTTGGCAATTATATAGAGTCCCTGCCGGGTAAAACCGTATTCACAGAAAAAGCAGGCGTCAACTCCGTATTACTCGACAGTGTGAAAGACCTGGATGCCGTTATCCAGAACCTGGCGTTTTCTGTCAGCCTCTATTCCGGACAGATGTGTACCGCGCCACAAAACTTCTTTATTCCCGGACAGGGCATCACCACCAGCAATGGCCAGGTGAGCTTTAATGAGGTAGTACAGAAATTTAAAGATGCGATCCTGGCATTGGTCAGCAACCCTAAAATGGGCGCCGGCACATTGGGTGCAGTACAAAATGAAAGCACGCTGATACGCGCCCGGGAAGCGCAGCAGCTGGGCGGGAAAGTTATCCTGGCAGACACGCCGGTAACGAATGAAGAATTCAGCAACGCAAGGATATGCGCTCCCACCATACTGGAAGTGAGCAGCGCCGATAACAATATCTACGAACAGGAGTTGTTCGGGCCGGTAATACTGTTTATCAAAACAAAAGATACCCAACATAGCATCCAGCTCGCCAAACAGATGGCGCTGAAACATGGTGCGATTACCTGCGGTGCTTATACAACCGATGCAGCCATAAAAGAACTGATAGCAGAAGAGATGAACAGCGTGTTTACCCCGGTTTCCTTTAACCTCACCGGTTTCATATGGGTAAACCAGCATGCGGCATTTTCCGACTTTCATGTAACAGGTGGTAATCCGGCTGGCAATGCCAGTTTTACCAACCAGGAATTTATTATAAAACGATTTGTATGGGTAGGCAACAGGGAACTGGTGGAATAA